Proteins from a genomic interval of Stenotrophomonas sp. 24(2023):
- a CDS encoding Hemin transport protein gives MSRALSARRHPPTAAPAGVAWPTPSQLSALGTVLCLYRADGSELAGWRQAVRVHACQGVDSEGLRESLCFLDARGRCVWRLYLLPDSDFLAWDRLVATLPPGPEHAADASSVGERLWRRLAGHLGGQRWRLCALRLHAADGGDTLAASLSTLSSLGAATAQRIARLEGADGELPVDDCCCAGAARRPAPRAPGDLPLVHL, from the coding sequence ATGAGCCGCGCCCTGTCCGCACGCAGGCATCCCCCCACGGCAGCGCCGGCCGGCGTTGCCTGGCCGACGCCATCGCAGTTGTCGGCGCTGGGCACGGTGCTGTGCCTGTACCGCGCCGATGGTAGTGAACTGGCGGGCTGGCGGCAGGCGGTACGCGTGCACGCCTGCCAGGGCGTGGACAGCGAGGGCCTGCGCGAAAGCCTGTGCTTCCTCGATGCCCGGGGCCGTTGCGTATGGCGGCTGTACCTGCTGCCGGACAGCGATTTCCTGGCCTGGGACCGGCTGGTGGCCACGCTGCCGCCGGGGCCCGAGCATGCGGCCGATGCCAGCAGCGTGGGCGAACGCCTGTGGCGGCGCCTGGCCGGCCACCTGGGCGGGCAGCGCTGGCGCCTGTGTGCCCTGCGCCTGCACGCCGCCGATGGCGGTGACACGCTGGCCGCCAGCCTGTCCACGCTGTCATCGCTGGGCGCGGCTACCGCCCAGCGCATCGCCCGCCTGGAAGGCGCCGACGGCGAGCTGCCGGTGGATGACTGCTGTTGTGCCGGGGCGGCCCGCCGCCCGGCGCCGCGCGCCCCCGGCGATCTGCCGCTGGTGCACCTGTAG
- a CDS encoding TonB-dependent hemoglobin/transferrin/lactoferrin family receptor: MTRPTALSVALSLSLPLAAHAAPDAAVVPDTTRDIDRVQVTATRTERAVSDVAATVDVIDREQMDRHLVQDLKDLVRYEPGLSVTSSATRFGLNGIRIRGLQGNRVRIQTDGIAMPTSFDIGAFSNANRNFTDLDTLKRVEIVRGPASSLYGSDALGGVVAFVTKDPADYLKDGKDSYVGLKFGYDGQWKGLLGGATGAFGGEHWSGLVNVNHRQGQETVNKGDVRVDNDRRTAPNPQDRDGRSVLAKLVYAPSDTQRFRLTAERNEDTTDTDVLSAISTAVPTPRAPLTSGMKAHDTQDRTRLSLAHEIDALDQPFADSLYWQVYTQNSQTRQQTDEKRTDGSRRHRVFSFDQRAYGLQAQLNKAFTTGSVDHALTYGFEGTRTEIRQKRDGYQVSSTGVVSTTVTPDAFPVRDFPITTTTELGLYAQDEMRLAGGKLSLVPGVRVDRYELKPDVDSIFAQDNPGLAVAQLKKTSVSPKLGMVWRFADQWSLFAGYAHGFRSPPYNDVNIGLTNVAFGYTAIANPDLKPETSDGYELGLRFIAPAAYVSLSGYYNDYKDFIESNVNTGRNAQGLIVFQSQNIADARIYGAEMKAGVEFGELSPALKGWALRSAVAWSRGDNRTDDEPLDSVDPLRGTLGLSYDADAWGVELAGTFVQRKKRLPPPAVQTNPNAPAASVYQPAGYGVLDLMAHWNFAPGATFNVGVFNLADKRYIEWSAITPGLITDRTLSDRFSSPGRTLSASLAVSW, from the coding sequence ATGACCCGTCCTACCGCCCTGTCCGTTGCCCTGTCCCTGTCTCTTCCGCTGGCCGCCCACGCCGCCCCGGATGCCGCCGTCGTGCCTGACACCACGCGCGACATCGATCGCGTGCAGGTCACCGCGACCCGCACCGAACGTGCGGTCAGCGATGTGGCCGCCACGGTGGATGTGATCGACCGCGAGCAGATGGACCGGCACCTGGTGCAGGACCTGAAGGACCTGGTGCGCTACGAGCCGGGCCTGTCGGTGACCAGCAGCGCGACCCGTTTCGGCCTCAACGGCATCCGCATCCGCGGCCTGCAGGGCAACCGCGTACGCATCCAGACCGACGGCATCGCCATGCCGACCAGCTTCGACATCGGTGCGTTCTCCAATGCCAACCGCAACTTCACCGACCTGGACACCCTCAAGCGCGTGGAAATCGTGCGTGGCCCGGCCAGTTCGCTGTACGGCTCCGACGCGCTCGGTGGGGTGGTTGCCTTCGTCACCAAGGACCCGGCCGATTACCTCAAGGACGGCAAGGACAGCTACGTTGGCCTGAAGTTCGGTTATGACGGCCAGTGGAAGGGCCTGCTGGGCGGTGCCACCGGGGCCTTCGGGGGCGAGCACTGGAGCGGCCTGGTCAACGTCAACCACCGCCAGGGCCAGGAAACGGTCAACAAGGGTGACGTGCGCGTGGACAACGACCGCCGCACCGCGCCCAACCCGCAGGACCGCGATGGCCGCAGCGTGCTTGCCAAGCTGGTCTATGCGCCCAGCGATACCCAGCGCTTCCGCCTGACCGCCGAACGCAACGAAGACACCACCGACACCGATGTGCTGTCGGCGATTTCCACCGCGGTGCCGACGCCGCGCGCGCCCCTGACCAGCGGCATGAAGGCGCATGACACGCAGGACCGCACCCGCCTGTCGCTGGCCCATGAGATCGACGCGCTGGACCAGCCGTTCGCCGACAGCCTGTACTGGCAGGTCTACACGCAGAACAGCCAGACCCGCCAGCAGACCGACGAGAAGCGCACCGATGGCAGCCGCCGCCACCGTGTGTTTTCCTTCGACCAGCGTGCCTATGGCCTGCAGGCCCAGCTCAACAAGGCCTTCACCACCGGCAGCGTGGACCATGCGCTGACCTATGGGTTTGAAGGCACCCGCACCGAGATCCGCCAGAAACGCGATGGCTACCAGGTCAGCAGCACCGGCGTGGTCAGCACCACCGTCACCCCCGACGCCTTCCCGGTGCGCGATTTCCCGATCACCACGACCACCGAACTGGGCCTGTACGCACAGGATGAGATGCGCCTGGCCGGCGGCAAGCTGTCGCTGGTGCCCGGCGTGCGCGTGGACCGCTACGAGCTCAAGCCCGACGTGGACAGCATCTTCGCCCAGGACAATCCCGGCCTGGCCGTGGCGCAGCTGAAGAAGACCAGCGTGTCGCCGAAGCTGGGCATGGTCTGGCGCTTCGCCGACCAGTGGTCGCTGTTCGCCGGCTATGCGCACGGTTTCCGCTCGCCGCCGTACAACGACGTCAACATCGGCCTGACCAACGTGGCCTTCGGCTACACGGCCATCGCCAACCCGGACCTGAAGCCGGAAACCAGCGATGGCTATGAACTGGGCCTGCGCTTCATCGCACCGGCCGCCTATGTCAGCCTGAGTGGCTACTACAACGACTACAAGGATTTCATCGAATCCAACGTCAACACCGGCCGCAACGCCCAGGGCCTGATCGTGTTCCAGTCGCAGAACATCGCCGATGCACGCATCTACGGTGCCGAGATGAAGGCGGGCGTGGAGTTCGGCGAACTCAGCCCCGCGCTGAAGGGCTGGGCCCTGCGCAGCGCGGTGGCCTGGTCGCGCGGTGACAACCGCACCGATGACGAACCGCTGGATTCGGTCGATCCGCTGCGCGGCACGCTGGGCCTGAGCTACGACGCCGATGCCTGGGGCGTGGAACTGGCCGGCACCTTCGTGCAGCGCAAGAAGCGCCTGCCGCCGCCGGCCGTGCAGACCAACCCGAACGCGCCGGCCGCCAGCGTGTACCAGCCCGCCGGCTATGGCGTGCTCGACCTGATGGCGCACTGGAACTTCGCGCCGGGCGCGACCTTCAACGTGGGCGTGTTCAACCTGGCTGACAAGCGCTACATCGAGTGGTCGGCGATCACCCCCGGGCTGATCACCGACCGCACGCTGAGTGACCGTTTCAGCAGCCCCGGCCGCACCCTGTCGGCCAGCCTGGCCGTGTCTTGGTAA
- a CDS encoding nucleoside transporter C-terminal domain-containing protein yields MVEGLGRIGFGLFGLAVLIGITWLFSNNKRAVDWKLVVTGITLQIAFAALVILVPGGRDVFDALGHGFVKVLSFVNEGSGFIFGSLMDTKNYGFIFAFQVLPTIIFFSALMGVMYHLNIMQAVVRVMAWAITKVMRVSGAETTSVCASVFIGQTEAPLTVRPYIAKMTQSELLTMMIGGMAHIAGGVLAAYVGMLGGGDPVQQAFYAKHLLAASIMAAPATLVVAKLLIPETGTPLTRGTVKMEVEKTSSNIIDAAAAGAGDGLKLALNIGAMLLAFIALIALLNAPLTWLGDVTGLAAAIGKPTNLSTIFGYVLAPIAWVIGTPWVDATTVGSLIGQKVVINEFVAYTELSQIVNGQVPGMTLSNEGRLIATYALCGFANFSSIAIQIGGIGGLAPERRHDLAKFGLRAVLGGTIATFMTATIAGVLTHFS; encoded by the coding sequence ATGGTCGAAGGTTTGGGTAGGATCGGCTTCGGCCTGTTCGGGTTGGCGGTGCTGATCGGCATCACCTGGTTGTTCTCCAACAACAAGCGCGCGGTGGACTGGAAGCTGGTCGTCACCGGCATCACCCTGCAGATCGCGTTCGCCGCGCTGGTGATCCTGGTGCCGGGCGGCCGCGACGTGTTCGATGCGCTGGGCCATGGCTTCGTGAAGGTGCTGAGCTTCGTCAACGAAGGCTCCGGCTTCATCTTCGGCTCGCTGATGGACACCAAGAACTACGGGTTCATCTTCGCCTTCCAGGTGCTGCCGACCATCATCTTCTTCTCGGCGCTGATGGGGGTGATGTACCACCTGAACATCATGCAGGCCGTGGTGCGCGTGATGGCCTGGGCGATCACCAAGGTGATGCGCGTGTCCGGTGCGGAAACCACCAGCGTCTGCGCCAGCGTGTTCATCGGCCAGACCGAGGCACCGCTGACCGTGCGCCCGTACATCGCCAAGATGACCCAGTCCGAGCTGCTGACCATGATGATCGGCGGCATGGCGCACATCGCCGGCGGCGTGCTGGCCGCCTACGTGGGCATGCTCGGTGGTGGCGACCCGGTGCAGCAGGCGTTCTACGCCAAGCACCTGCTGGCCGCCAGCATCATGGCCGCCCCGGCCACCCTGGTCGTGGCCAAGCTGCTGATCCCGGAAACCGGCACCCCGCTGACCCGCGGCACGGTCAAGATGGAAGTGGAGAAGACCTCCAGCAACATCATCGATGCGGCCGCGGCCGGCGCCGGCGACGGCCTGAAGCTGGCGCTGAACATCGGTGCGATGCTGCTGGCCTTCATCGCCCTGATCGCCCTGCTCAACGCCCCGCTGACCTGGCTGGGCGACGTGACCGGCCTGGCGGCCGCGATCGGCAAGCCGACCAACCTGTCCACGATCTTCGGCTACGTGCTGGCCCCGATCGCCTGGGTCATCGGTACGCCGTGGGTCGACGCCACCACCGTCGGCTCGCTGATCGGCCAGAAGGTGGTCATCAACGAATTCGTCGCGTATACCGAACTGTCGCAGATCGTGAACGGCCAGGTGCCGGGCATGACCCTCTCCAACGAGGGCCGCCTGATCGCCACCTACGCGCTGTGCGGCTTTGCCAACTTCAGCTCGATCGCCATCCAGATCGGTGGCATCGGCGGGCTGGCACCGGAACGTCGCCATGACCTGGCCAAGTTCGGCCTGCGCGCCGTGCTGGGCGGTACCATTGCCACGTTCATGACGGCGACCATTGCCGGCGTGCTGACGCATTTCAGCTGA
- a CDS encoding DUF6607 family protein: protein MTFQTASVMMVLLAGSSLAHAQPSSTARDHDSILAMQGEYTVDFAFDETVLLKPGYERAPAMRSGGNEVVIVVEDSPTRIVLQHLLVDGKSGHVTKHWRQDWVYEAPNRFEFSADQTWQVRTVPAALNQGAWTQCVYEVSDAPRYCGTGRWTYENNVPTWTSDLSWRPLPRREYTKRSDYNALAVVNRHTLTPNGWTHEQFNTKVQRNADGSQVEIAREFGFNDYMKTTEVDFTPAREYWKATAGYWAKVRQRWDGFLGQAPGVHLKTKLDGMAMIIPLFTQAEAIQSGKKVKDAQIDQVFATYVEKAPKEG, encoded by the coding sequence ATGACGTTCCAGACCGCCAGCGTGATGATGGTGCTGCTTGCCGGCAGCAGCCTGGCCCACGCCCAGCCCTCCAGCACCGCCCGCGACCATGACAGCATCCTGGCCATGCAGGGCGAGTACACCGTGGATTTCGCCTTCGATGAAACCGTGCTGCTCAAGCCGGGCTACGAGCGTGCCCCGGCCATGCGCAGCGGTGGCAACGAAGTGGTGATCGTGGTTGAAGACAGCCCGACGCGCATTGTCCTGCAGCACCTGCTGGTGGACGGCAAGAGTGGCCATGTGACCAAGCACTGGCGGCAGGACTGGGTGTATGAAGCGCCCAACCGTTTCGAGTTCAGCGCCGACCAGACCTGGCAGGTGCGCACGGTTCCGGCCGCCCTCAACCAGGGCGCATGGACCCAGTGCGTGTACGAGGTAAGCGATGCGCCACGCTACTGCGGCACGGGCAGGTGGACGTACGAGAACAACGTACCGACCTGGACCAGCGATCTGAGCTGGCGCCCGCTGCCGCGCCGCGAGTACACCAAGCGCAGCGACTACAACGCGCTGGCCGTGGTCAACCGCCACACGCTGACCCCGAACGGCTGGACCCACGAACAGTTCAACACCAAGGTGCAGCGCAATGCCGACGGCAGCCAGGTGGAGATCGCCCGCGAGTTCGGCTTCAACGACTACATGAAGACCACCGAGGTCGATTTCACCCCGGCCCGTGAGTACTGGAAGGCCACCGCCGGCTACTGGGCCAAGGTGCGCCAGCGCTGGGACGGTTTCCTGGGCCAGGCGCCGGGCGTGCACCTGAAGACCAAGCTGGACGGCATGGCGATGATCATCCCGTTGTTCACCCAGGCCGAAGCGATCCAGTCGGGCAAGAAGGTGAAGGACGCGCAGATCGACCAGGTCTTCGCCACGTACGTGGAAAAGGCGCCGAAGGAAGGGTGA
- a CDS encoding aldo/keto reductase produces the protein MLYRRLGSTGLPLSALSFGAWVTFGDQIPRDEARNLVAAAWDHGVNFFDNAEGYAQGRAEQVMGDVIADLRLPRDGYCVSSKVFFGSAGDPRPTQRGLSRKHVTDACHAALRRLRVDYLDLYYCHRPDPDAPIAETVHAMDTLVRQGKVLYWGTSEWSATQIQQALDIARQHGWQGPSMEQPQYNLLHRHRVEQEYAPLYAGAGLGTTIFSPLASGLLTGKYNDGMPADARLGRGGMGWLQELVLGGDAERRLAQVRRFTEAARVLGQPPATLAIAWCLRNPNVSSVILGASRVAQLLQNLQALEVLAQLDEAAWHQVESAFV, from the coding sequence ATGCTCTACCGTCGTCTGGGCTCCACCGGCCTGCCGTTGTCGGCCCTGTCCTTCGGGGCCTGGGTGACCTTCGGTGACCAGATTCCCCGCGACGAGGCCCGCAACCTGGTGGCGGCGGCCTGGGACCATGGCGTGAACTTCTTCGACAACGCCGAGGGCTATGCCCAGGGCCGTGCCGAGCAGGTGATGGGCGATGTGATCGCCGACCTGCGCCTGCCGCGCGACGGTTACTGCGTATCCAGCAAGGTGTTCTTCGGCAGCGCCGGCGACCCGCGCCCGACCCAGCGCGGCCTGTCGCGCAAGCACGTCACCGACGCCTGCCACGCGGCGCTGCGGCGCCTGCGGGTGGACTACCTTGACCTTTATTATTGCCATCGCCCCGACCCGGACGCGCCGATCGCCGAAACCGTGCATGCCATGGACACCCTGGTGCGGCAGGGCAAGGTGCTGTACTGGGGCACCTCCGAATGGTCGGCCACGCAGATCCAGCAGGCGCTGGACATCGCCCGCCAGCATGGCTGGCAGGGGCCGTCGATGGAGCAGCCGCAGTACAACCTGCTGCACCGCCACCGGGTGGAGCAGGAGTACGCGCCGCTGTACGCGGGCGCCGGGCTGGGCACCACCATCTTTTCCCCGCTGGCCTCGGGCCTGCTGACCGGCAAGTACAACGACGGCATGCCGGCCGATGCCCGGCTGGGCCGGGGAGGCATGGGCTGGCTGCAGGAACTGGTGCTGGGCGGTGACGCCGAACGCCGGTTGGCGCAGGTGCGGCGTTTCACCGAGGCCGCCCGCGTGCTGGGCCAGCCCCCGGCAACCCTGGCCATTGCCTGGTGCCTGCGCAATCCGAACGTCTCCAGCGTGATCCTCGGTGCCAGCCGCGTGGCGCAGCTGCTGCAGAACCTGCAGGCACTGGAAGTCCTGGCGCAGCTGGACGAAGCGGCCTGGCACCAGGTCGAATCCGCCTTCGTCTGA
- the dusB gene encoding tRNA dihydrouridine synthase DusB: MQIGPYTIAPNVVLAPMAGVTDKPFRLLCKRLGAGLAASEMTISDPRFWNTRKSIHRMDHAGEPAPISVQIAGTEPQQLAEAARYNVDHGAQIIDINMGCPAKKVCNAWAGSALMRDEALVARILEAVVKAVDVPVTLKIRTGWDCDHRNGPVIARIAEDSGIAALAVHGRTRDQHYTGQAEYATIGEIKAALRIPVLANGDIDSPRKAAQVLAQTGVDAVMIGRAAQGRPWIFREVAHFLATGEELPPPSLAEVRDILLGHLHGLHAFYGEEQGVRIARKHLGWYAKDRPENAAFRAVVNRAEDAASQVALTTRYFDGLIAGEPAMPTAA, translated from the coding sequence ATGCAGATCGGCCCGTACACCATTGCCCCCAACGTCGTGCTGGCGCCCATGGCCGGCGTCACCGACAAGCCCTTCCGCCTGCTGTGCAAACGGCTGGGCGCGGGCCTGGCCGCCTCGGAGATGACCATTTCCGACCCGCGCTTCTGGAACACCCGCAAGTCCATCCACCGCATGGACCATGCCGGCGAGCCGGCCCCGATCAGCGTGCAGATCGCCGGCACCGAGCCGCAGCAGCTGGCCGAGGCCGCCCGCTACAACGTCGACCACGGCGCGCAGATCATCGACATCAACATGGGCTGCCCGGCCAAGAAGGTCTGCAACGCCTGGGCCGGATCGGCGCTGATGCGCGACGAAGCCCTGGTCGCGCGCATCCTGGAAGCGGTGGTGAAGGCGGTGGACGTGCCGGTTACCCTGAAGATACGTACCGGCTGGGACTGCGACCACCGCAACGGCCCGGTCATCGCCCGCATCGCCGAGGACAGCGGCATCGCTGCACTGGCCGTGCATGGCCGCACCCGCGACCAGCATTACACCGGCCAGGCCGAGTACGCGACCATCGGCGAGATCAAGGCGGCGCTGCGCATTCCGGTACTGGCCAACGGCGATATCGACTCGCCGCGCAAGGCCGCGCAGGTGCTGGCGCAGACCGGCGTGGATGCGGTGATGATCGGCCGCGCCGCGCAGGGCCGCCCGTGGATCTTCCGCGAGGTCGCCCACTTCCTGGCCACCGGCGAGGAACTGCCGCCGCCGTCGCTGGCCGAGGTCCGCGACATCCTGCTCGGCCACCTGCACGGCCTGCATGCGTTCTATGGCGAGGAACAGGGCGTGCGCATCGCGCGCAAGCACCTGGGCTGGTACGCCAAGGACCGGCCGGAGAATGCCGCCTTCCGCGCGGTGGTCAACCGCGCCGAGGATGCCGCCAGCCAGGTCGCGCTGACCACCCGGTATTTCGATGGCCTGATCGCCGGGGAACCGGCGATGCCGACCGCCGCCTGA
- a CDS encoding class I SAM-dependent methyltransferase — translation MTPPISSPTYLHGFSGTEQQRLVTQARLLESSIFGQIDYSGARRLLEVGSGVGAQTEILLRRFPELHVTGVDLSEAQLATARENLQKTPWCSDRYTLQQADAGELPFEARSFDAAFLCWVLEHVPSPARVLSEVRRVLAPGSPVYITEVMNASFLLDPYSPHIWRYWMAFNDFQYDHGGDPFVGAKLGNLLLAGGFRDVHTQIKTIHLDNREPARRKTMIAFWEQLLLSAADQLLQAGAVDLETVEGMRREFRLVQNDPNAVFFYSFVQGRATVY, via the coding sequence ATGACCCCGCCGATCTCCTCCCCGACCTACCTGCATGGGTTCTCCGGCACCGAACAGCAGCGCCTGGTGACCCAGGCCCGCCTGCTGGAATCGTCCATCTTCGGCCAGATCGACTACAGCGGCGCACGCCGCCTGCTGGAAGTGGGCAGCGGCGTGGGCGCACAGACCGAAATCCTGCTGCGCCGCTTCCCCGAACTGCACGTCACCGGCGTGGACCTGAGCGAGGCACAGCTGGCCACCGCCCGCGAGAACCTGCAGAAGACCCCGTGGTGCAGCGACCGCTACACCCTGCAGCAGGCCGATGCCGGCGAACTGCCCTTCGAGGCCCGCAGCTTCGATGCCGCCTTCCTGTGCTGGGTGCTGGAACACGTGCCGTCGCCGGCGCGCGTGCTCAGCGAAGTGCGCCGCGTGCTGGCCCCGGGCTCGCCGGTCTACATCACCGAAGTGATGAACGCCTCGTTCCTGCTCGATCCGTATTCGCCGCATATCTGGCGCTACTGGATGGCCTTCAATGATTTCCAGTACGACCATGGCGGCGACCCGTTCGTCGGTGCCAAGCTGGGCAACCTGCTGCTGGCCGGCGGCTTCCGCGATGTGCATACCCAGATCAAGACCATCCACCTGGACAACCGCGAGCCGGCACGGCGCAAGACCATGATCGCGTTCTGGGAACAGCTGCTGCTGTCGGCGGCCGACCAGCTGCTGCAGGCCGGTGCGGTGGACCTGGAAACCGTGGAAGGCATGCGCCGCGAATTCCGCCTGGTGCAGAACGATCCCAACGCGGTGTTCTTCTATTCCTTCGTGCAGGGGCGGGCCACGGTGTACTGA
- a CDS encoding hemin uptake protein HemP, which produces MNAQPVLLRPETLTLRDRPVRVVPPEEVIDSEALLKGRREILIQHGDRFYRLRHTSNDKLILTK; this is translated from the coding sequence ATGAACGCTCAACCTGTACTGCTGCGCCCCGAAACGCTGACCCTGCGCGATCGCCCTGTCCGCGTCGTTCCGCCCGAAGAGGTCATCGACAGCGAAGCCCTGCTCAAGGGCCGCCGCGAAATCCTGATCCAGCATGGCGACCGTTTCTACCGCCTGCGGCATACCAGCAACGACAAGCTGATCCTGACCAAGTAA
- a CDS encoding ribokinase, translated as MSSVVVVGSFNVDHVWRCESLPAPGATIAGRYSTGPGGKGFNQAVAARRAGAQTTFVCALGDDAGGAMARGLAAQDQFDLIAEASSEPTGTGGIYVDARGRNTIVIGPGANAALSTGFVAGQQSLLAGATVVLAQLESPVETIEAALAAAREAGATTVLNAAPADAPSSIGLLKLADVLTPNETEFVALLGRHVGERVNADDVAALDGASLHALCRKLVGNGTVVVTLGSVGVFVSHAEENLRGDTQPYYRVGAEQVQAIDTTGAGDAFNGALVASIAQAPEAPFARHVRFANQFAGRSTEKEGAAAAMPHFTPADVEAK; from the coding sequence ATGAGCAGTGTCGTCGTCGTCGGTTCCTTCAATGTCGATCACGTGTGGCGGTGCGAGTCGCTGCCCGCACCGGGCGCGACCATTGCCGGCCGCTACAGCACCGGACCCGGTGGCAAGGGCTTCAACCAGGCCGTGGCCGCCCGTCGTGCCGGCGCGCAGACCACCTTCGTCTGCGCGCTCGGCGATGACGCCGGTGGCGCGATGGCCCGTGGCCTGGCCGCCCAGGACCAGTTCGACCTGATCGCCGAAGCCAGCAGCGAACCCACCGGCACCGGCGGCATCTATGTCGATGCCCGTGGCCGCAACACCATCGTGATCGGCCCGGGTGCCAATGCCGCGCTCAGCACCGGCTTCGTGGCCGGGCAGCAGTCGCTGCTGGCAGGTGCGACGGTGGTGCTGGCGCAGCTGGAATCGCCGGTGGAAACCATCGAGGCTGCGCTGGCCGCCGCGCGCGAAGCCGGTGCCACCACCGTGCTCAACGCGGCCCCGGCCGACGCGCCGTCCAGCATCGGCCTGCTGAAGCTGGCCGACGTGCTGACCCCGAACGAGACCGAGTTCGTCGCCCTGCTCGGCCGCCATGTCGGTGAACGCGTGAACGCCGACGACGTGGCCGCCCTGGACGGCGCCAGCCTGCATGCGCTGTGCCGCAAGCTGGTCGGCAACGGCACCGTGGTGGTGACCCTGGGGTCGGTGGGCGTGTTCGTGTCGCACGCCGAGGAGAACCTGCGCGGCGACACCCAGCCGTACTACCGCGTGGGCGCCGAACAGGTCCAGGCCATCGACACCACCGGTGCCGGCGATGCCTTCAACGGCGCGCTGGTCGCGTCCATCGCGCAGGCACCGGAGGCTCCGTTCGCCCGCCACGTGCGTTTTGCCAACCAGTTCGCCGGCCGTTCCACCGAAAAGGAAGGCGCTGCCGCAGCCATGCCGCACTTCACCCCGGCCGACGTGGAAGCCAAATAA